From Pongo pygmaeus isolate AG05252 chromosome 1, NHGRI_mPonPyg2-v2.0_pri, whole genome shotgun sequence, one genomic window encodes:
- the NRAS gene encoding GTPase NRas has translation MTEYKLVVVGAGGVGKSALTIQLIQNHFVDEYDPTIEDSYRKQVVIDGETCLLDILDTAGQEEYSAMRDQYMRTGEGFLCVFAINNSKSFADINLYREQIKRVKDSDDVPMVLVGNKCDLPTRTVDTKQAHELAKSYGIPFIETSAKTRQGVEDAFYTLVREIRQYRMKKLNSSDDGTQGCMGLPCVVM, from the exons ATGACTGAGTACAAACTGGTGGTGGTTGGAGCAGGTGGTGTTGGGAAAAGCGCACTGACAATCCAGCTAATCCAGAACCACTTTGTAGATGAATATGATCCCACCATAGAG GATTCTTACAGAAAACAGGTGGTTATAGATGGTGAAACCTGTTTGTTGGACATACTGGACACAGCTGGACAAGAAGAGTACAGTGCCATGAGAGACCAATACATGAGGACAGGCGAAGGCTTCCTCTGTGTATTTGCCATCAATAATAGCAAGTCATTTGCGGATATTAACCTCTACAG GGAGCAGATTAAGCGAGTAAAAGACTCGGATGATGTACCTATGGTGCTAGTGGGAAACAAGTGTGATTTGCCAACAAGGACAGTTGATACAAAACAAGCCCATGAACTGGCCAAGAGTTACGGGATTCCATTCATTGAAACCTCAGCCAAGACCAGACAG ggTGTTGAAGATGCTTTTTACACACTGGTAAGAGAAATACGCCAGTACCGAATGAAAAAACTCAACAGCAGTGATGATGGGACTCAGGGTTGTATGGGATTGCCATGTGTGGTGATGTAA
- the CSDE1 gene encoding cold shock domain-containing protein E1 isoform X3, producing MNGQVVCAVPHNLESKSPAAPGQSPTGSVCYERNGEVFYLTYTPEDVEGNVQLETGDKINFVIDNNKHTGAVSARNIMLLKKKPARCQGVVCAMKEAFGFIERGDVVKEIFFHYSEFKGDLETLQPGDDVEFTIKDRNGKEVATDVRLLPQGTVIFEDISIEHFEGTVTKVIPKVPSKNQNDPLPGRIKVDFVIPKELPFGDKDTKSKVTLLEGDHVRFNISTDRRDKLERATNIEVLSNTFQFTNEAREMGVIAAMRDGFGFIKCVDRDVRMFFHFSEILDGNQLHIADEVEFTVVPDMLSAQRNHAIRIKKLPKGTVSFHSHSDHRFLGTVEKEATFSNPKTTSPNKGKEKEAEDGIIAYDDCGVKLTIAFQAKDVEGSTSPQIGDKVEFSISDKQRPGQQVATCVRLLGRNSNSKRLLGYVATLKDNFGFIETANHDKEIFFHYSEFSGDVDSLELGDMVEYSLSKGKGNKVSAEKVNKTHSVNGITEEADPTIYSGKVIRPLRSVDPTQTEYQGMIEIVEEGDMKGEVYPFGIVGMANKGDCLQKGESVKFQLCVLGQNAQTMAYNITPLRRATVECVKDQFGFINYEVGDSKKLFFHVKEVQDGIELQAGDEVEFSVILNQRTGKCSACNVWRVCEGPKAVAAPRPDRLVNRLKNITLDDASAPRLMVLRQPRGPDNSMGFGAERKIRQAGVID from the exons ACGTAATGGG GAAGTGTTTTATCTGACTTACACCCCTGAAGATGTCGAAGGGAACGTTCAGCTGGAAACTGGAGATAAAATAAACTTTGTAATTGATAACAATAAAca tactGGTGCTGTAAGTGCTCGCAACATTATGCTGTTGAAAAAGAAACCAGCCCGCTGTCAGGGAGTAGTTTGTGCCATGAAG gAGGCATTTGGCTTTATTGAAAGAGGTGATGTTGTAAAAGAGATATTCTTTCACTATAGTGAATTTAAGGGTGACTTAGAAACCTTACAGCCTGGTGATGACGTGGAATTCACAATCAAGGACAGAAAT GGTAAAGAAGTTGCAACAGATGTCAGACTATTGCCTCAAGGAACAGTCATTTTTGAAGATATCAGCATTGAACATTTTGAAGGAACTGTAACCAAAGTTATCCCAAAAGTACCCAGTAAAAACCAG AATGACCCATTGCCAGGACGCATCAAAGTTGACTTTGTGATCCCTAAAGAACTTCCCTTTGGAGACAAAGATACAAAATCCAAGGTGACCCTGCTGGAAGGTGACCATGTTAGGTTTAATATTTCAACAGACCGACGTGACAAATTAGAACGAGCAACCAATATAGAAGTTCTGTCAAATACATTTCAGTTCACTAATGAAGCCCGAGAAATG GGTGTGATTGCTGCCATGAGAGATGGTTTTGGTTTCATCAAGTGTGTGGATCGTGATGTTCGTATGTTCTTCCACTTCAGTGAAATTCTGGATGGGAACCAGCTCCATATTGCAGATGAAGTAGAGTTTACTGTGGTTCCT gATATGCtctctgctcaaagaaatcatgCTATTAGGATTAAAAAACTTCCCAAGGGCACGgtttcatttcattcccattCAGATCACCGTTTTCTGGGCACGGTAGAAAAAGAAGCCACTTTTTCCAATCCTAAAACCACTAGCCCAAATAAAGGCAAAGAGAAG gaggctgaggatggcaTTATTGCTTATGATGACTGTGGGGTGAAACTTACTATTGCTTTTCAAGCCAAGGATGTGGAAGGATCTACTTCTCCTCAAATAGGAGATAAG GTTGAATTTAGTATTAGTGACAAACAGAGGCCTGGACAGCAGGTTGCAACTTGTGTGCGACTTTTAGGTCGTAATTCTAACTCCAAGAGGCTCTTGGGTTATGTGGCAACTCTGAAGGATAATTTTGGATTTATTGAAACAGCCAATCATGATAAGGAAATCTTTTTCCATTACAG TGAGTTCTCCGGTGATGTTGATAGCCTGGAACTGGGGGACATGGTCGAGTATAGCTTGTCCAAAGGCAAAGGTAACAAAGTCAGTGCAGaaaaagtgaacaaaacacaCTCAG TGAATGGCATTACTGAGGAAGCTGATCCCACCATTTACTCTGGCAAAGTAATTCGCCCCCTGAGGAGTGTTGATCCAACACAGACTGAGTACCAAGGAATGATTGAGATTGTGGAGGAGG GTGATATGAAAGGTGAGGTCTATCCATTTGGCATCGTTGGGATGGCCAACAAAGGGGATTGCCTGCAGAAAGGGGAGAGCGTCAAGTTCCAATTGTGTGTCCTGGGCCAAAATGCACAAACTATGGCTTACAACATCACACCCCTGCGTAGGGCCACAGTGGAATGTGTGAAAGATCAG tttggctTCATTAACTATGAAGTAGGAGACAGCAAGAAGCTCTTTTTCCATGTGAAAGAAGTTCAGGATGGCATTGAGCTACAGGCAGGAGATGAGGTGGAGTTCTCAGTGATTCTTAATCAGCGCACTGGCAAGTGCAGTGCCTGTAATGTTTGGCGAGTCTG TGAGGGCCCCAAGGCTGTTGCAGCTCCTCGACCTGATCGGTTGGTCAATCGCTTGAAGAATATCACTCTGGATGATGCCAGTGCTCCTCGCCTAATGGTTCTTCGTCAGCCAAGGGGACCAGATAACTCAATG GGGTTTGGTGCAGAAAGAAAGATCCGTCAAGCTGGTGTCATTGACTAA
- the CSDE1 gene encoding cold shock domain-containing protein E1 isoform X4, whose protein sequence is MNGQEVFYLTYTPEDVEGNVQLETGDKINFVIDNNKHTGAVSARNIMLLKKKPARCQGVVCAMKEAFGFIERGDVVKEIFFHYSEFKGDLETLQPGDDVEFTIKDRNGKEVATDVRLLPQGTVIFEDISIEHFEGTVTKVIPKVPSKNQNDPLPGRIKVDFVIPKELPFGDKDTKSKVTLLEGDHVRFNISTDRRDKLERATNIEVLSNTFQFTNEAREMGVIAAMRDGFGFIKCVDRDVRMFFHFSEILDGNQLHIADEVEFTVVPDMLSAQRNHAIRIKKLPKGTVSFHSHSDHRFLGTVEKEATFSNPKTTSPNKGKEKEAEDGIIAYDDCGVKLTIAFQAKDVEGSTSPQIGDKVEFSISDKQRPGQQVATCVRLLGRNSNSKRLLGYVATLKDNFGFIETANHDKEIFFHYSEFSGDVDSLELGDMVEYSLSKGKGNKVSAEKVNKTHSVNGITEEADPTIYSGKVIRPLRSVDPTQTEYQGMIEIVEEGDMKGEVYPFGIVGMANKGDCLQKGESVKFQLCVLGQNAQTMAYNITPLRRATVECVKDQFGFINYEVGDSKKLFFHVKEVQDGIELQAGDEVEFSVILNQRTGKCSACNVWRVCEGPKAVAAPRPDRLVNRLKNITLDDASAPRLMVLRQPRGPDNSMGFGAERKIRQAGVID, encoded by the exons GAAGTGTTTTATCTGACTTACACCCCTGAAGATGTCGAAGGGAACGTTCAGCTGGAAACTGGAGATAAAATAAACTTTGTAATTGATAACAATAAAca tactGGTGCTGTAAGTGCTCGCAACATTATGCTGTTGAAAAAGAAACCAGCCCGCTGTCAGGGAGTAGTTTGTGCCATGAAG gAGGCATTTGGCTTTATTGAAAGAGGTGATGTTGTAAAAGAGATATTCTTTCACTATAGTGAATTTAAGGGTGACTTAGAAACCTTACAGCCTGGTGATGACGTGGAATTCACAATCAAGGACAGAAAT GGTAAAGAAGTTGCAACAGATGTCAGACTATTGCCTCAAGGAACAGTCATTTTTGAAGATATCAGCATTGAACATTTTGAAGGAACTGTAACCAAAGTTATCCCAAAAGTACCCAGTAAAAACCAG AATGACCCATTGCCAGGACGCATCAAAGTTGACTTTGTGATCCCTAAAGAACTTCCCTTTGGAGACAAAGATACAAAATCCAAGGTGACCCTGCTGGAAGGTGACCATGTTAGGTTTAATATTTCAACAGACCGACGTGACAAATTAGAACGAGCAACCAATATAGAAGTTCTGTCAAATACATTTCAGTTCACTAATGAAGCCCGAGAAATG GGTGTGATTGCTGCCATGAGAGATGGTTTTGGTTTCATCAAGTGTGTGGATCGTGATGTTCGTATGTTCTTCCACTTCAGTGAAATTCTGGATGGGAACCAGCTCCATATTGCAGATGAAGTAGAGTTTACTGTGGTTCCT gATATGCtctctgctcaaagaaatcatgCTATTAGGATTAAAAAACTTCCCAAGGGCACGgtttcatttcattcccattCAGATCACCGTTTTCTGGGCACGGTAGAAAAAGAAGCCACTTTTTCCAATCCTAAAACCACTAGCCCAAATAAAGGCAAAGAGAAG gaggctgaggatggcaTTATTGCTTATGATGACTGTGGGGTGAAACTTACTATTGCTTTTCAAGCCAAGGATGTGGAAGGATCTACTTCTCCTCAAATAGGAGATAAG GTTGAATTTAGTATTAGTGACAAACAGAGGCCTGGACAGCAGGTTGCAACTTGTGTGCGACTTTTAGGTCGTAATTCTAACTCCAAGAGGCTCTTGGGTTATGTGGCAACTCTGAAGGATAATTTTGGATTTATTGAAACAGCCAATCATGATAAGGAAATCTTTTTCCATTACAG TGAGTTCTCCGGTGATGTTGATAGCCTGGAACTGGGGGACATGGTCGAGTATAGCTTGTCCAAAGGCAAAGGTAACAAAGTCAGTGCAGaaaaagtgaacaaaacacaCTCAG TGAATGGCATTACTGAGGAAGCTGATCCCACCATTTACTCTGGCAAAGTAATTCGCCCCCTGAGGAGTGTTGATCCAACACAGACTGAGTACCAAGGAATGATTGAGATTGTGGAGGAGG GTGATATGAAAGGTGAGGTCTATCCATTTGGCATCGTTGGGATGGCCAACAAAGGGGATTGCCTGCAGAAAGGGGAGAGCGTCAAGTTCCAATTGTGTGTCCTGGGCCAAAATGCACAAACTATGGCTTACAACATCACACCCCTGCGTAGGGCCACAGTGGAATGTGTGAAAGATCAG tttggctTCATTAACTATGAAGTAGGAGACAGCAAGAAGCTCTTTTTCCATGTGAAAGAAGTTCAGGATGGCATTGAGCTACAGGCAGGAGATGAGGTGGAGTTCTCAGTGATTCTTAATCAGCGCACTGGCAAGTGCAGTGCCTGTAATGTTTGGCGAGTCTG TGAGGGCCCCAAGGCTGTTGCAGCTCCTCGACCTGATCGGTTGGTCAATCGCTTGAAGAATATCACTCTGGATGATGCCAGTGCTCCTCGCCTAATGGTTCTTCGTCAGCCAAGGGGACCAGATAACTCAATG GGGTTTGGTGCAGAAAGAAAGATCCGTCAAGCTGGTGTCATTGACTAA